One window of the Candidatus Binataceae bacterium genome contains the following:
- a CDS encoding DUF6065 family protein: MLLEAFALSEEPQPLIPAPVERDWMDTGVGKHGYRCLPLTIANTYGWQLLLAADVTASWNGGPATSDITVYCSRPDQAISNFGNGVLTFDVSYIFRTQMDFHLLVSGPANQFKDGIAPMTAVIETDWLPYTFTMNYRFTRPGEVYWRAGEAYAQICLVRAGIQQSVQPVVRRLEDDAKLAADHGAWRERRTRMRERLAAGDANALSVPWDKDYFAGRYADGRATDAEHTSKLRLQPPLDKRR; encoded by the coding sequence ATGCTTCTTGAAGCCTTCGCACTTTCTGAAGAACCGCAGCCTCTGATCCCGGCGCCGGTCGAACGAGACTGGATGGACACCGGAGTTGGAAAACACGGATACCGATGTCTCCCACTTACTATTGCCAACACCTATGGATGGCAGCTTCTGCTCGCAGCCGACGTTACGGCGTCGTGGAACGGTGGCCCCGCTACTTCCGACATAACCGTCTATTGCTCGCGCCCGGATCAGGCGATTAGCAACTTCGGAAATGGCGTCCTCACATTCGATGTCTCGTACATTTTTCGGACGCAAATGGATTTTCATCTGCTGGTCAGTGGACCGGCTAATCAGTTCAAAGATGGAATCGCGCCGATGACCGCGGTGATTGAGACTGACTGGCTGCCGTACACATTTACGATGAACTATAGATTTACCCGGCCAGGAGAGGTGTATTGGCGGGCGGGCGAGGCCTATGCGCAGATTTGCCTTGTGCGCGCCGGTATTCAGCAAAGCGTCCAACCAGTAGTTCGCCGCCTCGAGGACGACGCAAAGTTGGCCGCGGATCATGGCGCGTGGCGTGAGCGGCGGACCAGGATGCGCGAGCGGCTTGCCGCGGGAGATGCGAACGCCCTGAGCGTGCCGTGGGACAAGGATTACTTCGCCGGCCGCTATGCCGACGGGCGTGCTACTGATGCGGAGCATACCAGCAAGTTGCGTCTGCAACCGCCGCTCGATAAACGGCGATGA